ACTGGATACTTACCTAAAGAATTTCTTGAAAACCCAGGGTTATGGATGGACATAGTACATCCTGATGACCTTGCTGATATCCAGAGTGCAACAGAGGAAATCTTAAAGACAGGAAAACCAGGAAACAGAATTTATCGTATCTGCCACAAAGAAACAGGAGATTATATCTGGATAGAAGATAAAATTGCGCCTCAGTATGATGAGAATGGTAATATAACAGCATTTTTTGGAGCTGCAAGAGATATAACTGACAGGAAAAAAGCTGAAGAAATGCTCAGGCGCACTGCTGAAAAGCTCAGTGTGATTCATGAAATTGACAGAGGTATCATTAAAAAGCTGAATATGGATTCTCTACTAAAATTTATTGTCAATAAAGCCAGAGAGTTGACAGGAACTGATATTGCCTTCTATGCTCTCGTAGAAGGTGATTTTATAAGATTTCATGTAGCCAGTGGAACAACAAAAGATATAACTGAAAATTTTGAGTTTAAGAAGGGTACAGGGATAGGCTGGTTTGCCATAAAGAATAATAAACCTATTGTAGTAGAGGATATATATAATGAAAAGATAATAAAGAACATTCCATATAATAAACTTAAATTAGAAAATATTGTATCTTTTATTGCTGTTCCATTTTTTTCAGGTGAAAATGAACCTATTGGTGTACTTTTTGTGGCTAACCGCAGAAAAACAAAATTTACTGAAGAGCAGATAGATACTCTCACGTCTTTAACCTTCCAGGCAACTGTGGCTATTGAACATGCCAAGCTCTACAGTGAATTAAAGAAGGCACATGAAAAACTCAGAGTAGCCTATGATGAGCTAAAAAGTATTTCCGAACTCAAAAGAAATATTATTTCAAATGTGAGCCACGAACTTTACACACCCCTTACAATTATAAAAGGGTCACTTGAGATACTCAGGGATGAAGAAAAAGATAAGAGCAAGATAAAACTATTGAAACTTGCTCACAATGCTATTTCCAGGCAGAAATTGATTATCAGGAATTTAATAGAAGCTGCTGAACTTGAAATGGGTGAGATAAAACTTGAGCTTAGACCTGTTAAGATTGAAGAATTAATACTAAATCTGGCTGATGAGTTCAAACCCCAGTTACTAGATAATATAATAAAGATGTCTATCAACATAAAAGAAGATATTCCACCGGTACTGGCAGACAGAATACGTATTAAACATGTTCTCAGAAATCTTATAAATAATGCAATAAAATTTAATAAGAAAGAAGGAAAAATACTTATTGAAGTGGAGAAAAAAGAAAATATCGAGGTATGTGTAGAGGATACAGGTATAGGAATACCAAAAGATAAAGTTAATAAAATTTTTCAGCGGTTATATCAGGTGGACAGTTCAACTTCGAGGCGTTACGGCGGTACAGGTATGGGACTTATGATAGTTAAGGAAATAGTCGAAGCTCATGGAGGAAACATATCTGTTAAGAGCAAAGAGGGCAAAGGCACAAAAATCTGCTTTACTCTACCGTTTGCAAAGAAGGAGGTGGAATAAATGGCAACAATACTTCTGGTTGATGATGAACCTGAAATGAGGCTTTTAACCAGAACTATTCTTGAAAAAAAAGGTTATGGTGTGATAGAAGCGAATGATGGTGATGAGGCACTGGTTATTCTGGATAAAGAAAAGCCAGACATTATACTTCTGGATGTGATGATGCCTGGCCTCAACGGCTGGGATTTATGCAGAAAAATAAAAAATAAAGAAGAATTGAAAGATATTCCAGTTATAATGTTCACAATAATGTCGGAGAGTCATAATATAGAGAGGAGTTTTAAATCTGGCGCAGATGCTCATATAAACAGGCCTTTTGAGATGAAAGAGTTTCTGGATATTGTAAATAAGTTCCTGAAGAAGGGTTAAATCTGTTTATAAGCCTTTCTTTTTTTGTAGTAAATATATAAAATAGTAAGAAGGACTGAGAAAAGTAACACGAGTTTTGTTGCAAGCGATGAATACTGCCTTACAAGGTCGGGGCTGCTTCCAACCAGATAACCTATAAAGGCGAGAATTGTTACCCAGAGCCCTGCTCCAAAAGATGTATAAAAGCAAAATTTTGCCATGTTCATCTTACCCAGTCCTGCTGGAAAGGAGATATATTGCCGCACCCCCGGGATAAGCCTGCCAATAAATGTGCTTATCTCACCATGCTCCTGAAAGAATCTCTCCACCTTTACAAGTTTGTCTTCATTTAAGAAGAAATACTTCCCGTACCTGAGTATTGTAGTTCTACCAAGAGTTTTAGCAATATAGTAATTGAAAAGAGAACCCAGAAGACTTCCAGCTATGCCAAAAAAAATAACAAGATATAAATTAAGCTCTCCCCTGCTGGCAAGATAGCCTGCAGGAATGATTACAATCTCACTGGGAAATGGAAAGAATGTGCTCTCAAGAAACATAAGCACAAGCACTCCTCCATAGCCCAGAGAGCCGATTATTCCAACTATACTTGAGGCAATATTTTCTATCAACATATAACCACAAAACTATTAAGTTAAGAGATTAAAATGTTATTATGCGCTGGTTATTAATCTTTCTACTCCTCATGCCTTATGCTTCAGGTTTCCAGCCAGGAAAATCATGGCAATATAATTTAAATGAAGAGGTAAAAAGTGTTTCAGTCTCTCCTCAGGGCAATTACATAGCTGCTGGCACTTCATCTGGAAAGCTGGTGCTTCTCGATAAAACAAAGAAGCTTATATTCTCCAGAACTCTCGAGTTTCCAGTTTACAGTCTGGCTGTTGGAGAGAATGCAACTTTTCTTCTTGCTGGAGATGGTTACTCTCTTCTATGCTTCAATAAAAGTGGAGATTTACTCTGGAAAACCAGCCTCTACGACAATGTAAACAACATAGCTTTCAGAGGGAGCCATATAGCAGCAGTCACATCTTCAAAACAGGGTTTTCTTTTAAACTCAGATGGTAAAGTTATTTTCAGAAAAAATCTTGATTCTTCTGCCCGCGGTACAGCATTAAGCAGAAATAGAGTTTACTTCTCTACAGCAAAGGGAACAGTCTATTCTTTCGATTTTAATGGAGATGAGAAGTGGCGATACTATCATGGAAGATTTATCTACAACCTGGCTTATGGCAACAATACTCTTGCCCTTGTATCAAATATGGTGGTATTTCTCAGAAACGGGATAAAACAGAGTTATTATGATGGAGGGGTTGAGTTTACATCAATCTCCTACTCGGATAATGGCTATTTTCTTGTTTCTGGGGGAAATAAAGTAGCTGCACTTTCTCCTGAAGGTAGGGAACTCTGGAGCTTTAAATCAGATAAAGAGGTGGTATCCAGTGAGGCTGGGGGGAAAAGCTTTGTTACAGGCAGTAGGGAGACTTTAATATTTTACAGGGAGCCTGACGTTATACTGCCCGGGATTTCTGTTATCTCTCCAGAAAATGGGTCGAAAGTTTCCGGTGTTGTAAGAATAGATTTCAGATTGAACAAGCCTTCTGAGGCTAAAGTACTGATAGATGGAAATTATGCGTGTTCTTCCCCATGTAACTGGGATACATCAGCATCTTCTCCAGGAAAACATACTATTAAAATAATCGCTACTGATAGAAATGGCAAAACAGTATCAGGGGAGATTAATGTTATAGTAACTTCTACACATATTAAAGCTCCTCTGAACAGGTTTGAAGGAGAACTGAAGAATAAAACAGAAATGAATATGAGTATTAATTTAACTCTACCAGACTTTAAAGAGAACAAAAGCTTCAGTTTTGGTTTTCTTCTGCTTGTCTTTATCTCAGGATTGATTTTACCTCCGGTTCTTTATTCTCTTTTAAGCAGAAGAAGGAATAGAGGCTTTTAGGTCTTATCCAGCTTTATGTATTCGCCTGCAGCCTCTCTGGTTGTACCAACAACAAGGCGAAGATGGCCTTCAGGTATAACCTCTTCAAGATAACCCTCTGCCACAATCTTCTCACCCTCAAAGGCCTGACCCGCATAAGTGTGGGTAAAAGAAACCACCTCTTTAATTTTTGAATTTGAACATGAGATTTTATAGACGGCAGGGTAGTCAAACGCAAGGCTTGAGTCCACCACCTCTGCCTTTAGCATATATTTTGAAAGTCTTCTGAACTTCATATTTTCCCAGAGTCCTGGTTTAATTTCCTGACCATGAACCATCAGAAGGTCAAAAATCCTTGAGCCGAAAACACCCTTGTGGTATTTCCTGCGCTCATAGAATAAAAACTCCTCAAAGCTAAGTTCAGCCTCTGATGGAAATCTCTTTTTATAAGCTCTGAGCCACTCCTCCCTGCTGAGGTCTCTTACCTCTCCACTCCCAAGAAGCTCTTTAAGTCTTCTTCTTGCTTTAGAATGCTCTTTTATGCCATATATGACAAAGTCGATATCAGAGGTGTTTGTATGCAACCCTACCAGAACAGACCCGGTGACACCCTTATTCTCCAGAGGAATCCCGGAAAATAGGCTGGAGAGTTTCTTTATATCTTCTTCAAGCTCATCTCCAGGTGCTCTAACAATCTCCCTGAGCCTTTTCCTTGGACTGAGATGCTCCTCAATTTTATCAAGTGGGACAGCCTGAAGTTTTGTATTGAGGTTTGTAGCTTTGAAGATATACTCTGGAAAATTTTTCTCGAGAAATTTGAAGGAATGCGCAACACTATTCACCTTCTCATATTTCTTTTCATCTCGCTCTCTGTCACCCCTGCTGGAAGGGAAATAGCGGAGAAAGGCAATCACTCTATCCTCAGGGTGAGAATAGCTCACCACAGAGAATATCATATTTTCCTGTGTAATAATAAAGTCGCGAAGCATAAACTCCATAGCTTAAATGTGAAGAATATCAAGGACAATGTAAACAGCTTTTGTTTTAATTTATATTGTTATTCACCCAGCCTAAGCTAGTATGAAGGTAGAACTTTATGATACCACCCTCAGAGATGGTGCTCAGAGCGAATATATAAGCTTCACAGTGAAAGACAAACTCAGAATAGCAAAAAAGCTGGACGAGCTTGGCATCCACTATATTGAGGGTGGTTTTCCTGGCTCAAACCCCAAAGATGCAGAATTCTTCTCCAGGGTAAAAGAGATAGAATTTGATAATTCTAAGATAGTAGCCTTCGGCAGCACAAGGCATGCAAAGGTTAAGGCTGAAGATGATATGAACCTTAGAAGCCTTGTTGACTCAGGTACAGACTATGTAACCATTTTTGGCAAATCATGGGACATGCATGTGAGAGATGCCCTGAAAATCTTACCGGAGGAGAATCTGAGCATGATCACGGACAGCATTGAGTACCTCAGGGAACACGGAATAAAGGTTTTCTTTGATGCAGAGCACTTCTTTGACGGATACATAAACAATAAAGAATATGCTATGAAGACTCTCAGAGCTGCTGAAGAAGCTAAAGCCAGCTGTCTTATACTCTGCGATACAAATGGCGGTGCTCTTCCTTTTAATATTCTGGAGGTTCTCAATGAAGTTAAAGGTAAAATAAAGACAGCTCTTGGCATTCATGCTCATAATGATTCCGATGCAGGTGTTGCCAACTCTGTAATTGCTGTGCGTGCAGGAGCAACTCAGGTGCATGGAACAATAAACGGCTACGGTGAACGGTGCGGCAATGCCAACCTATGCTCGGTTATTCCAAATATAAAGTTAAAGCTGCATATAAATTGTATAAGTGATAATCAGCTTAAAAAGCTGACTGAAGTATCAAAACTTGTGGCAGAACTTGCCAACATGTCTCACCTGCACAATATGCCGTATGTGGGCAGAAGTGCCTTTGCCCATAAGGGTGGAGTGCACATAGATGCTGTACTTAAAAACCCCTTAACCTACGAGCATATAAAGCCAGAGCTTGTGGGAAATGAGAGAAGATTCTTAATTTCTGACCTTTCAGGCAAGAGCAATATTCTGGCAAAGGCAAAAGAACTCGGGTTGAAGCTTGGAAAGGGCTCTCCAGAGGTTAAAGTAATTCTCGACCAACTTAAAGAGATGGAAAAGCAGGGATATCAGTTCGAGGGCGCAGAGGCGAGTTTTGAGCTCCTTCTGATGAGAACACTGGGCCTGGTTAAAAAATTCTTTGTTCTTGATGGCTTCAGAATTATAGTTGATACCCATTATGAAGAGTTAACTTCAGAGGGTACAATCAAGGTAAGAGTAGGAAACAGGTATGAGCACACTGCAGCTGAAGGAAACGGTCCGGTTAATGCCCTTGACAATGCTCTGAGAAAAGCTCTTGAAAAGTTCTATCCGAGCTTAAGAGATGTCTATCTTACGGATTATAAGGTAAGGGTACTTGACACAACCGAGGGAACAGGAGCAAAAGTAAGGGTTCTTATAGAGAGTACAGACGGGAAGGATAGCTGGAGCACAGTAGGAGTTTCCGAGAATATTATCGAGGCAA
This window of the archaeon BMS3Bbin15 genome carries:
- the yycG_2 gene encoding sensor histidine kinase YycG, producing the protein MDIVHPDDLADIQSATEEILKTGKPGNRIYRICHKETGDYIWIEDKIAPQYDENGNITAFFGAARDITDRKKAEEMLRRTAEKLSVIHEIDRGIIKKLNMDSLLKFIVNKARELTGTDIAFYALVEGDFIRFHVASGTTKDITENFEFKKGTGIGWFAIKNNKPIVVEDIYNEKIIKNIPYNKLKLENIVSFIAVPFFSGENEPIGVLFVANRRKTKFTEEQIDTLTSLTFQATVAIEHAKLYSELKKAHEKLRVAYDELKSISELKRNIISNVSHELYTPLTIIKGSLEILRDEEKDKSKIKLLKLAHNAISRQKLIIRNLIEAAELEMGEIKLELRPVKIEELILNLADEFKPQLLDNIIKMSINIKEDIPPVLADRIRIKHVLRNLINNAIKFNKKEGKILIEVEKKENIEVCVEDTGIGIPKDKVNKIFQRLYQVDSSTSRRYGGTGMGLMIVKEIVEAHGGNISVKSKEGKGTKICFTLPFAKKEVE
- the phoB_2 gene encoding phosphate regulon transcriptional regulatory protein PhoB, translating into MATILLVDDEPEMRLLTRTILEKKGYGVIEANDGDEALVILDKEKPDIILLDVMMPGLNGWDLCRKIKNKEELKDIPVIMFTIMSESHNIERSFKSGADAHINRPFEMKEFLDIVNKFLKKG
- the yqjA gene encoding inner membrane protein YqjA, giving the protein MLIENIASSIVGIIGSLGYGGVLVLMFLESTFFPFPSEIVIIPAGYLASRGELNLYLVIFFGIAGSLLGSLFNYYIAKTLGRTTILRYGKYFFLNEDKLVKVERFFQEHGEISTFIGRLIPGVRQYISFPAGLGKMNMAKFCFYTSFGAGLWVTILAFIGYLVGSSPDLVRQYSSLATKLVLLFSVLLTILYIYYKKRKAYKQI
- the bamB_1 gene encoding outer membrane protein assembly factor BamB, which gives rise to MRWLLIFLLLMPYASGFQPGKSWQYNLNEEVKSVSVSPQGNYIAAGTSSGKLVLLDKTKKLIFSRTLEFPVYSLAVGENATFLLAGDGYSLLCFNKSGDLLWKTSLYDNVNNIAFRGSHIAAVTSSKQGFLLNSDGKVIFRKNLDSSARGTALSRNRVYFSTAKGTVYSFDFNGDEKWRYYHGRFIYNLAYGNNTLALVSNMVVFLRNGIKQSYYDGGVEFTSISYSDNGYFLVSGGNKVAALSPEGRELWSFKSDKEVVSSEAGGKSFVTGSRETLIFYREPDVILPGISVISPENGSKVSGVVRIDFRLNKPSEAKVLIDGNYACSSPCNWDTSASSPGKHTIKIIATDRNGKTVSGEINVIVTSTHIKAPLNRFEGELKNKTEMNMSINLTLPDFKENKSFSFGFLLLVFISGLILPPVLYSLLSRRRNRGF
- the leuA_2 gene encoding 2-isopropylmalate synthase, yielding MKVELYDTTLRDGAQSEYISFTVKDKLRIAKKLDELGIHYIEGGFPGSNPKDAEFFSRVKEIEFDNSKIVAFGSTRHAKVKAEDDMNLRSLVDSGTDYVTIFGKSWDMHVRDALKILPEENLSMITDSIEYLREHGIKVFFDAEHFFDGYINNKEYAMKTLRAAEEAKASCLILCDTNGGALPFNILEVLNEVKGKIKTALGIHAHNDSDAGVANSVIAVRAGATQVHGTINGYGERCGNANLCSVIPNIKLKLHINCISDNQLKKLTEVSKLVAELANMSHLHNMPYVGRSAFAHKGGVHIDAVLKNPLTYEHIKPELVGNERRFLISDLSGKSNILAKAKELGLKLGKGSPEVKVILDQLKEMEKQGYQFEGAEASFELLLMRTLGLVKKFFVLDGFRIIVDTHYEELTSEGTIKVRVGNRYEHTAAEGNGPVNALDNALRKALEKFYPSLRDVYLTDYKVRVLDTTEGTGAKVRVLIESTDGKDSWSTVGVSENIIEASLKALIDSIEYKLHRTRGQ